One window of Pseudacidobacterium ailaaui genomic DNA carries:
- a CDS encoding aldehyde dehydrogenase family protein — MSHKLYQNLIGGEWVSAKTGKTFLNVNPANKNDVVGEFQSSGAEDVDAAVKAAQEAFKSWRLVPAPKRAEILYRTGQLLEQRKEQYAKEMTREMGKVLAETRGDVQEAIDTAYYMAGEGRRLFGQTTPSELPNKFAMSVRMPVGVCGMIAPWNFPMAIPSWKLFPALVCGNTCVIKPAEDTPLSTFNLVQTLIDAGLPRGVVNVVTGYGPDAGAPLVSHPGVRAVSFTGSSEVGRIVGQTAAANFKPCSLEMGGKNAMIVLDDANLDLALDGAVWGAFGTTGQRCTATSRIILHRSIAAEFTEKLVARANALKVGDGLDESVEMGPQINEQQIETSTKYCEIAQQEGAKLLCGGKRLTEGAYANGTFFAPTVFSGVRPEMRIAQEEVFGPVVALIECGSFDEAIEIANGIQYGLSTALYSRNVNHAYRAMRDLEAGITYINAPTIGAEVHLPFGGVKQTGNGHREGGTGALDFYSTWKAVYVDYSDKLQRAQID; from the coding sequence ATGTCACACAAGCTTTATCAAAACCTGATTGGTGGTGAATGGGTGTCGGCAAAGACCGGAAAGACATTTCTCAATGTGAATCCGGCCAATAAGAATGACGTTGTCGGCGAATTTCAGTCCTCCGGCGCCGAGGACGTGGATGCCGCGGTAAAAGCAGCGCAGGAGGCCTTCAAGAGCTGGCGGCTCGTCCCGGCGCCGAAGCGCGCTGAGATCCTCTACCGTACCGGACAGCTTCTGGAGCAGCGCAAAGAGCAGTACGCCAAAGAAATGACCCGCGAAATGGGCAAGGTGTTGGCGGAAACGCGCGGCGACGTCCAGGAGGCCATTGATACGGCCTACTATATGGCAGGCGAAGGCCGCCGTCTCTTCGGCCAGACCACGCCCTCCGAGCTGCCAAATAAATTCGCCATGTCCGTGCGGATGCCTGTCGGCGTCTGCGGGATGATCGCCCCATGGAACTTCCCCATGGCCATCCCATCGTGGAAGCTCTTTCCCGCATTGGTTTGTGGAAATACGTGCGTCATCAAGCCGGCAGAGGACACTCCGCTTTCAACGTTCAACCTGGTGCAGACGCTCATCGATGCCGGGCTGCCAAGAGGCGTGGTCAACGTCGTCACCGGATACGGCCCTGATGCGGGAGCGCCGCTGGTTTCGCATCCGGGCGTACGCGCTGTTTCCTTTACCGGGTCGAGCGAGGTGGGCCGCATCGTGGGCCAGACGGCCGCTGCGAATTTTAAACCATGCTCGCTCGAAATGGGCGGCAAGAATGCCATGATCGTCCTCGACGATGCGAACCTGGACCTGGCACTGGATGGCGCGGTATGGGGAGCATTTGGGACCACCGGACAGCGTTGCACGGCGACCAGCCGTATCATCCTGCACCGAAGCATCGCTGCTGAGTTCACGGAAAAGCTGGTGGCCCGCGCAAACGCGTTGAAAGTCGGCGATGGTCTGGACGAATCCGTCGAGATGGGACCGCAGATCAACGAGCAGCAGATTGAGACATCCACGAAATACTGCGAGATTGCGCAGCAGGAAGGTGCAAAACTGCTCTGTGGTGGAAAGCGCCTGACCGAAGGGGCCTATGCCAATGGAACATTTTTTGCGCCAACGGTCTTCTCCGGGGTCAGGCCAGAGATGCGCATTGCGCAGGAAGAGGTCTTTGGCCCAGTCGTGGCGCTGATCGAGTGCGGCAGCTTTGATGAAGCCATCGAGATTGCCAATGGCATCCAGTATGGCTTATCGACCGCGCTTTACTCGCGCAATGTGAACCATGCCTACCGCGCCATGCGGGACCTTGAAGCAGGCATTACCTACATCAACGCGCCGACCATTGGGGCCGAGGTGCATCTGCCCTTCGGCGGCGTAAAGCAAACCGGAAACGGACATCGCGAGGGCGGCACGGGCGCGCTCGATTTCTACTCCACTTGGAAGGCCGTGTACGTGGACTACTCGGACAAACTGCAACGGGCACAGATTGATTAG
- a CDS encoding acyltransferase family protein: MAQSVLRRLRPDCLASHFVALPYVVCGAGHQAVVIFFVLSGYLISGSIFRMMRHGGWSWRLYLTHRLVRLWIVLVPALLLGAALDFAGLHFHLAPALYAGQTGTHMMNRVPETFRASSFFGNLFFLQGILTTTFGSNTPLWSLANEFWYYILFPCAFLAFRKKTSRLSRVLNAVTFFLFAWFVGRTILLLFPLWLLGTVLAVIPVPNVGSKMRVAAALLYCPILFFLAKTSVVKGVLSDYILGAATFGFLWLLLAARDVAPARKWVSTVRGSARFSYTLYLVHVPMLVLLVALVGADVRWQPDIRHLLYGFPLLFLTIGYAYLVASMTEFRTDSVRTWVETRLMGKRVRSREPVVSS; encoded by the coding sequence CTGGCGCAATCTGTTCTACGTAGACTACGGCCAGATTGCCTCGCATCGCATTTTGTTGCGCTCCCCTATGTAGTTTGCGGAGCAGGGCATCAGGCGGTCGTGATCTTTTTTGTATTAAGTGGCTATCTGATCAGTGGCAGCATCTTCCGGATGATGCGACATGGAGGATGGAGCTGGCGGCTCTATCTCACACACCGGCTGGTCCGCTTATGGATCGTTCTCGTCCCTGCTCTTCTGCTTGGGGCGGCCCTGGACTTTGCCGGGCTGCATTTCCATCTGGCTCCAGCCTTATATGCTGGGCAGACCGGAACACACATGATGAACCGCGTTCCGGAAACTTTTCGCGCCAGCTCCTTCTTTGGCAATCTGTTTTTCCTTCAGGGAATCCTGACCACTACATTTGGCAGCAACACGCCGCTTTGGAGTCTTGCGAACGAATTCTGGTATTACATATTGTTTCCCTGCGCCTTCCTGGCTTTTCGAAAAAAAACGTCCAGGCTGTCACGTGTTCTGAATGCGGTCACCTTTTTTCTGTTCGCATGGTTTGTTGGCCGGACGATTCTGCTGCTCTTTCCGTTATGGCTGCTTGGCACAGTGCTTGCTGTGATACCGGTCCCAAATGTTGGTTCGAAAATGCGCGTTGCTGCCGCGCTCCTGTACTGTCCAATTTTGTTTTTCCTTGCGAAAACGAGTGTGGTGAAGGGCGTGCTTTCCGATTACATCCTCGGAGCGGCGACCTTTGGGTTTCTATGGTTGCTGCTTGCTGCTCGGGACGTGGCTCCAGCCAGGAAATGGGTGAGCACCGTTCGGGGAAGCGCTCGTTTTTCTTATACTCTTTATCTCGTTCATGTGCCAATGCTGGTCCTGCTGGTGGCACTTGTCGGTGCAGATGTCCGGTGGCAGCCGGACATACGCCATCTGCTATACGGTTTCCCTCTTCTGTTCCTAACGATTGGATATGCCTATTTGGTGGCCAGCATGACAGAGTTCCGCACGGATAGCGTACGCACCTGGGTCGAAACAAGATTGATGGGGAAAAGAGTGCGCAGCAGAGAACCTGTTGTTTCGTCCTGA
- a CDS encoding DsbA family protein gives MMLRSFLTLVLAAVVMGPAAHPQDALKPPPGAKVALIEFADLECPACAHENPLLKEAAAQYHVPRVWHDFPIPIHRWSTQAAINARWFDEKSKKLGDDYRDAVFANQINIVTPDDLRTFTEKFARDHGIALPFVMDPQGKLAAAVKADADLGTRLGVHQTPTVWVVTDRNGIIHASEVKDFSKLYSMLDQATAETRK, from the coding sequence ATGATGCTGCGTTCTTTTCTTACCCTCGTTCTGGCTGCCGTCGTTATGGGACCAGCCGCGCACCCACAGGACGCCCTCAAACCCCCGCCAGGCGCCAAGGTAGCGCTGATTGAATTTGCCGACCTCGAATGTCCGGCCTGCGCACATGAAAATCCGCTGCTCAAAGAGGCTGCCGCCCAGTACCATGTTCCCCGTGTATGGCACGACTTCCCCATTCCGATCCATCGCTGGAGCACACAGGCCGCCATCAACGCCCGTTGGTTTGACGAAAAGTCGAAAAAGCTGGGCGATGACTATCGCGACGCCGTCTTCGCCAATCAAATCAACATCGTAACGCCGGACGACCTGCGCACATTTACTGAGAAGTTCGCCCGCGACCACGGCATCGCCCTGCCCTTTGTCATGGACCCGCAGGGCAAGCTGGCAGCGGCTGTAAAGGCCGATGCCGACCTCGGCACCAGGCTTGGTGTACATCAGACCCCGACTGTCTGGGTGGTGACCGACCGGAATGGCATTATCCATGCTTCCGAAGTCAAGGACTTCAGCAAGCTGTACTCGATGCTTGACCAGGCCACTGCGGAAACGAGGAAGTAG
- a CDS encoding DpnI domain-containing protein, with amino-acid sequence MEAVFDPSIAARYKSRPQLARVISEAWLASNGYCLACTSDKLRQSKANTKCMDFICSHCNHGYELKTFLRRPLKALPDGAYAAMMSRIDEGTAPSLLLLERTANWHIKSLTAIPSMFLTPIVIEKRNPLGPSAARAGWIGCNIRLDRIGLDGQISIIDQGEFVPKKQVREQFKKFLPLAKKKPEERGWTALTLMVLRGLGKPSFSLPDIYEKEQTFMEAYPENRHVRDKIRQQLQVLRDMKIIRFEGRGNYSFLIP; translated from the coding sequence ATGGAAGCCGTTTTCGATCCTAGCATAGCTGCCCGATACAAAAGCAGACCGCAACTTGCCCGCGTCATCTCTGAAGCGTGGCTTGCGTCCAACGGATATTGTCTCGCATGCACGTCGGACAAGCTGAGGCAATCAAAAGCCAATACAAAATGCATGGATTTCATTTGCAGTCATTGCAATCATGGCTACGAATTAAAGACATTCTTGCGCAGGCCTTTGAAGGCCCTTCCTGATGGCGCATACGCAGCCATGATGTCACGCATCGACGAGGGGACCGCGCCGTCTTTATTGCTTTTGGAGCGCACTGCAAACTGGCATATTAAGTCCTTGACTGCCATACCTTCCATGTTTTTGACGCCAATTGTGATTGAAAAGAGGAATCCCCTGGGCCCGAGCGCTGCCCGTGCAGGCTGGATTGGATGCAACATCCGGCTGGACAGGATTGGCTTGGATGGTCAGATTTCCATCATTGATCAAGGTGAATTTGTTCCCAAAAAACAGGTGCGGGAACAGTTCAAAAAGTTTCTGCCCCTCGCAAAAAAGAAACCGGAGGAGCGCGGCTGGACCGCTCTGACGCTGATGGTCTTGCGCGGATTGGGAAAACCGAGCTTTTCCCTGCCCGACATTTACGAGAAAGAACAGACCTTCATGGAGGCTTATCCGGAAAACCGGCATGTGAGAGACAAAATACGTCAGCAACTTCAAGTGCTACGGGACATGAAAATCATCCGGTTCGAAGGGAGGGGAAATTATTCATTCCTAATACCTTGA
- the era gene encoding GTPase Era has translation MRSGFVSILGRPNAGKSTLLNQLIGEKVAIVSSKPQTTRTRIHGILEVPARKGNHPAAQIVFVDTPGVHKAESWLDKRMMQEVYDALESRDIVLLMVDAARRLDLSRPDSEDSFVFGLVRRLDCPVFLVLNKIDLVPKDRLLPLIAELSALHSFAEVVPISARKADGLDLLVRKLVEYLPEGERYFPKDQFTDQPLRFMVAELIRERILKETGEEVPYASAVVIERFEEPDPEDSRPLTRISAAIYCERPGQKAILIGKAGSKLKDIGTHARKEIESLLGTRVFLELHVIVEQNWRERRSFVESLDWRRQLEEMSKKEE, from the coding sequence TTGCGCTCTGGTTTTGTCTCCATTCTTGGCCGGCCGAATGCCGGCAAGTCTACCCTGCTCAATCAACTTATTGGGGAAAAGGTCGCCATTGTCTCCAGTAAGCCGCAGACGACCCGCACCCGCATTCACGGCATTCTTGAGGTGCCAGCCAGGAAGGGCAACCACCCTGCCGCACAGATTGTCTTTGTTGACACACCCGGTGTTCACAAAGCCGAGTCCTGGCTGGACAAGCGCATGATGCAGGAGGTCTACGATGCCCTTGAAAGCCGCGACATCGTTCTACTTATGGTAGATGCAGCCCGGCGTTTGGACCTCTCCCGGCCTGACAGCGAGGATTCCTTTGTGTTTGGCCTGGTCCGCAGGCTGGACTGTCCGGTCTTTCTCGTCCTCAATAAGATCGACCTCGTCCCCAAAGACAGACTGCTGCCGCTGATCGCAGAGTTGAGCGCGCTGCATTCTTTCGCCGAAGTGGTGCCCATTTCCGCCCGCAAAGCCGATGGCCTCGACCTTCTGGTGCGTAAGCTGGTCGAATATCTTCCTGAAGGGGAACGTTATTTTCCCAAAGACCAGTTCACAGACCAGCCTCTGCGCTTTATGGTGGCGGAGCTGATACGTGAACGCATTCTCAAGGAGACCGGAGAAGAGGTCCCCTATGCCTCTGCCGTGGTCATCGAGCGGTTTGAGGAGCCGGACCCGGAAGACAGCCGCCCGCTTACGCGGATCTCTGCTGCCATCTACTGCGAGCGCCCCGGGCAGAAGGCCATCCTGATTGGCAAAGCGGGGAGCAAATTGAAAGACATCGGCACCCATGCGCGGAAGGAGATCGAGTCCCTGCTTGGGACCCGTGTATTTCTGGAGCTACACGTCATCGTCGAGCAAAACTGGCGCGAGCGGCGCAGTTTTGTGGAATCCCTGGACTGGCGTAGGCAGCTTGAAGAAATGAGCAAGAAGGAAGAATAA
- the ald gene encoding alanine dehydrogenase, producing MIIGIPKEVKDHESRVGITPAGVKALAEAGHKVLVETHAGELSAFTDDEYQSAGAEIVGSAHNVWNNADMVVKVKEPIEKEYGFFREGLVLFTYLHLAPVPELTQQLLEKKVTGIAYETIRDKAGTLPLLTPMSEVAGRMSVQVGASYLEKEKGGRGVLLGGVPGVPPANVCIIGGGIVGTNAAKIAVGMGAKVTIVDLNLNRLRELDDIFNGKVFTLASNSYNVSRAVQEADLVIGGVLIPGAAAPKIVTREMVSKMKKGAVIVDVAIDQGGCIETAKPTTHSNPAYEVHGVVHYCVTNMPAAVPNTSTLALTNATFPYVMRLAQMGARKAILADDGIRDGVNTYEGTLTCEPVAVSQKRSWKPVRELLA from the coding sequence ATGATCATCGGAATACCAAAAGAAGTAAAAGACCATGAGAGCCGTGTGGGGATTACTCCGGCGGGAGTGAAGGCCCTGGCGGAAGCGGGACACAAAGTCCTCGTCGAGACCCATGCGGGCGAGCTTTCCGCCTTTACTGACGACGAATACCAGTCCGCCGGTGCAGAGATTGTGGGCTCGGCCCACAACGTCTGGAACAACGCGGACATGGTAGTGAAGGTGAAAGAGCCGATTGAAAAAGAATACGGCTTCTTCCGCGAGGGCCTCGTGCTCTTCACCTATCTGCACCTGGCCCCGGTGCCCGAGCTGACGCAGCAGCTCCTGGAAAAGAAAGTGACGGGCATTGCCTACGAGACCATCCGTGACAAAGCAGGAACGCTGCCGCTGCTTACGCCCATGTCCGAGGTCGCAGGACGCATGTCCGTGCAGGTGGGGGCTTCCTATCTGGAAAAGGAAAAAGGCGGACGCGGTGTGCTTCTCGGCGGTGTCCCCGGAGTTCCCCCTGCGAATGTCTGTATCATCGGCGGAGGCATTGTGGGCACAAACGCCGCGAAGATCGCCGTGGGCATGGGTGCAAAGGTCACCATCGTCGACCTGAACCTGAACCGTCTGCGCGAGCTGGACGATATCTTCAACGGCAAGGTCTTCACGCTGGCGTCGAACTCCTACAATGTTTCGCGCGCGGTGCAGGAGGCCGACCTTGTCATTGGTGGCGTATTGATTCCAGGAGCTGCTGCGCCGAAGATTGTCACCCGAGAGATGGTTTCAAAGATGAAGAAGGGTGCGGTCATTGTAGATGTGGCCATTGACCAGGGAGGCTGTATTGAAACTGCAAAGCCGACGACACACAGCAATCCTGCGTATGAGGTCCATGGCGTGGTGCACTACTGCGTGACGAACATGCCGGCAGCCGTACCGAACACCTCGACGCTCGCGCTGACCAATGCGACCTTCCCCTACGTGATGCGCCTGGCCCAGATGGGGGCAAGAAAGGCGATTCTTGCAGATGATGGCATTCGCGATGGTGTGAACACTTACGAAGGTACGCTGACCTGCGAGCCGGTCGCGGTGTCGCAGAAGAGGAGCTGGAAGCCCGTGCGGGAGTTACTGGCATAG
- a CDS encoding sensor histidine kinase — MPVKHKRVAIVALGAVVLLLLLLFAALNAFNLNAFLYPHSVGAIFLFTALSVVVFLLFLTLLVLFSRNVLKVYADRRSRVLGSRLRSRMLVGALLLSFAPAAFMFFFSFGLMNRSIDRWFSQPVAQLREDSTRIALELSHYVTQNARAEAESLARSESVALNFQAGNTNALLDEIRTHRITLQGGFAVLYRDENPVVQYQLPASGQKVSVQAWLDPTSVEVQTAQPLAQTIRKAAQRTDEPVLEIGDTGYALGMATMPGGGLVVVGLPMPSGLSSTVADIRKGAAQYWAVYRERRSIRSTYLLLLLLLTALTFFASSWLAWFFSKQITRPLESLAEAMDEIAEGHYHQRVNISATEELGELLQAFNHMAADLEQSRLIAEQSTKQLFEANAALEERRRELETILETIPGGVVTLDPDLRITQANQAFADLLPHGRPQSLKGLRLSEIFPEEISSELTLLSRRAQRMGVSSTELEMRHARGKLDLSATMAMLHLGQDRRGSVLVLENITEFLQAQRQVAWKEVAQRVAHEIKNPLTPIALSAERIQRHVERNTAESQSIIRSCSEIILSSVETLRRLVDQFAALAQFPTAQPRPSDLNKIVEGALRLFDGRLQGIHMDSHFTPDLPAVMADAEALKRAIANLIDNAAEAMQESRLRVLTITTGLADRHEMAEIVVSDTGHGLTDELRERLFLPYFSTKQRGTGLGLAIAAKIIQDHQGSIRAEQNYPAGARFIIELPLANGAGGVDSIKTTAQKTAS; from the coding sequence ATGCCTGTCAAACACAAGCGCGTTGCGATTGTGGCCCTGGGCGCGGTCGTGCTCCTGCTGCTCCTGCTGTTTGCCGCCCTGAATGCTTTCAACCTGAACGCTTTTCTGTATCCGCACAGCGTTGGGGCCATCTTTCTTTTCACTGCGCTTTCAGTCGTCGTTTTTCTGCTGTTTCTTACACTGCTGGTCCTGTTTTCCCGCAACGTACTCAAGGTTTACGCTGACCGCCGCAGCCGTGTCCTGGGTTCGCGTCTGCGCTCGCGGATGCTGGTAGGCGCACTTCTGCTCTCTTTTGCGCCGGCGGCATTCATGTTTTTTTTCAGTTTCGGGCTGATGAACCGATCGATTGACCGGTGGTTCTCGCAGCCGGTGGCGCAACTGCGAGAGGACTCGACCCGGATCGCCCTGGAATTGTCGCATTACGTTACACAAAATGCGCGCGCAGAGGCTGAGTCCCTGGCGCGTTCAGAATCTGTGGCGCTGAACTTTCAGGCTGGCAATACCAATGCTTTGCTGGATGAGATCCGGACGCACCGCATTACCCTGCAGGGCGGCTTTGCGGTCCTGTACCGCGATGAAAACCCGGTGGTGCAGTATCAATTGCCAGCATCAGGGCAGAAGGTGAGCGTCCAGGCCTGGCTGGATCCAACTTCTGTGGAAGTGCAGACGGCCCAGCCCTTGGCGCAGACCATCCGCAAGGCTGCGCAACGCACAGACGAGCCTGTTTTGGAGATTGGTGATACCGGATACGCGCTGGGTATGGCCACCATGCCCGGAGGCGGTCTGGTCGTGGTAGGACTGCCGATGCCCTCCGGGCTGAGCAGCACGGTGGCAGACATCCGCAAAGGCGCAGCGCAGTACTGGGCAGTCTATCGGGAGCGGCGCAGCATTCGCAGCACATATCTTCTACTTCTTCTGCTGCTGACTGCGCTCACATTTTTTGCCAGCAGCTGGCTGGCCTGGTTTTTCTCAAAACAGATCACGCGACCGCTTGAAAGTCTTGCTGAAGCCATGGATGAGATTGCCGAAGGGCACTATCATCAGCGGGTCAACATCTCGGCGACCGAAGAGCTGGGTGAACTGTTGCAGGCGTTCAATCATATGGCGGCAGACCTTGAGCAGAGTCGCCTGATTGCCGAGCAATCCACCAAACAGCTCTTTGAGGCCAATGCCGCGCTTGAAGAGAGGCGCCGCGAACTGGAGACCATTCTTGAGACCATTCCTGGCGGAGTGGTGACGCTGGATCCGGACCTGCGGATTACGCAGGCCAACCAGGCCTTTGCCGACCTGCTGCCCCACGGGCGGCCGCAGTCTCTGAAGGGGCTGCGACTGTCGGAGATCTTTCCGGAAGAGATTTCCAGCGAGCTGACGCTGCTTTCGCGGCGCGCGCAGCGCATGGGGGTTTCTTCCACAGAGCTGGAAATGCGCCATGCGCGGGGCAAGCTGGACCTGTCTGCGACCATGGCCATGCTGCATCTGGGCCAGGACCGCCGAGGGTCTGTGCTGGTGCTGGAAAATATTACAGAATTTCTGCAGGCGCAGCGCCAGGTGGCCTGGAAGGAGGTGGCGCAACGGGTCGCACATGAAATCAAGAACCCGCTTACTCCCATTGCCTTGTCAGCGGAGCGGATCCAGCGACATGTGGAGCGCAACACGGCCGAGTCGCAAAGCATCATTCGTTCCTGCAGCGAGATCATCCTCAGTTCCGTAGAGACGCTGCGCAGGCTGGTGGACCAGTTTGCCGCGCTGGCACAGTTTCCCACGGCCCAGCCCCGGCCCTCGGACCTGAACAAAATCGTAGAGGGTGCGCTGCGGTTGTTTGACGGCCGACTGCAGGGCATCCACATGGATTCGCACTTTACTCCGGATCTGCCCGCGGTAATGGCCGACGCTGAGGCGCTGAAGCGCGCCATTGCCAACCTGATTGACAACGCCGCCGAGGCGATGCAGGAGAGCCGCCTACGCGTGTTGACAATTACAACCGGCCTTGCAGACCGCCATGAGATGGCGGAAATTGTGGTATCAGACACGGGTCACGGACTCACCGATGAGCTACGCGAGCGGTTGTTTCTTCCTTACTTTTCCACCAAACAGCGAGGCACCGGACTCGGGCTGGCCATTGCCGCCAAAATCATTCAGGACCATCAGGGCTCCATCCGGGCAGAACAGAATTATCCGGCGGGTGCGCGGTTTATCATCGAATTACCGCTGGCCAATGGCGCGGGCGGCGTCGACTCCATCAAGACCACTGCACAAAAAACGGCCTCATGA
- a CDS encoding rod shape-determining protein, whose protein sequence is MSSNGFSSRSSRSHGLRSLFSMFSSDLAIDLGTANTLVYARGKGIVVNEPSIVAINKNTGEVEAVGKEAKEMLGRTPGNIVAIKPMKDGVIADFKVTEKMLNYFIQKAHNRKMLVHPRIVIGVPSEITQVEKRAVEDSAYRAKASEVFLVEQAMVAAIGAGLPITEPSGNMVVDIGGGTTDIAVISLAGIVYSRSVRMAGNQMDEAIMNYLKRKYNLLIGERTAEQIKLEIGSAYPLEKPLTMEIKGRNLIEGVPKTITIDDGEIREALGECIATIMNAIRVALERTPPELSADISDRGIVLTGGGALLKNLDKRIREETGLPVSIADDPLASVVLGTGKMLSDFRLLRKIKID, encoded by the coding sequence ATGTCATCGAATGGTTTTTCTTCGCGCTCTTCGCGGTCGCATGGTCTGCGCTCGCTGTTCAGCATGTTTTCCAGTGACCTGGCCATTGACCTGGGTACGGCCAATACTCTTGTCTATGCCCGCGGCAAAGGCATCGTCGTCAATGAGCCTTCCATCGTCGCCATCAACAAAAACACAGGTGAAGTAGAAGCGGTCGGCAAAGAGGCCAAGGAGATGCTGGGCCGCACCCCAGGCAACATCGTGGCCATCAAGCCCATGAAGGACGGCGTCATCGCCGACTTTAAGGTCACCGAGAAGATGCTGAACTACTTCATCCAGAAGGCGCACAACCGCAAGATGCTTGTCCATCCGCGCATCGTCATCGGCGTCCCCTCTGAGATCACCCAGGTGGAAAAGCGCGCCGTCGAGGACTCGGCCTATCGCGCCAAGGCCAGTGAAGTCTTCCTCGTCGAACAGGCGATGGTTGCCGCCATCGGCGCCGGCCTGCCCATTACGGAGCCCTCCGGCAACATGGTTGTAGACATCGGCGGCGGGACCACGGACATCGCAGTCATTTCCTTGGCCGGCATCGTCTATTCGCGTTCGGTCCGCATGGCGGGCAACCAGATGGACGAGGCCATCATGAACTACCTCAAACGCAAGTACAATCTGCTGATTGGCGAGCGCACCGCCGAGCAGATCAAACTGGAGATTGGTTCCGCTTACCCACTGGAAAAGCCCCTGACCATGGAAATCAAGGGCCGCAACCTGATCGAGGGCGTGCCGAAGACCATCACCATTGACGATGGAGAAATCCGTGAGGCCCTGGGCGAGTGCATCGCCACCATCATGAACGCCATCCGCGTCGCGCTGGAGCGCACCCCGCCCGAGCTTTCTGCCGACATCAGCGACCGCGGCATCGTGCTCACAGGCGGCGGCGCCCTGCTCAAGAACCTTGACAAGCGCATCCGTGAGGAAACCGGCCTGCCCGTTTCCATCGCCGATGACCCCTTGGCCAGCGTGGTTCTGGGCACAGGAAAAATGCTCAGTGACTTCCGTTTGCTGCGTAAGATCAAAATTGACTAG
- a CDS encoding sigma-54-dependent transcriptional regulator: MKHILIVDDEADIRRLLEDILREEGYAVASTGSAGEALVLLRDVTYDVMLLDIWLPDRDGLDVLNEIRTLDSGNKPEVIIISGHGTIESAVRATKLGAFDFLEKPLSLERTLIVVKNAIEARRLRSENEEFKRQLSLHAAITGESVAAKALRQQIKLMAPTNGRVLIYGESGSGKELIARAIHAESLRRDRVFVELNCAAIPEDYIESELFGYRNSAIAGGPAEKRGTFERADGGTLFLDEVGDMSLKTQAKVLRALDEQRFTPVGAAHAMSVDVRVIAATNKNLEEEIAKGNFREDLFYRLNVIPFYVPPLRERREDIPLLTREFLREFGRQYGRPRIEIAEDAMEQLKQYHWPGNVRELKNLIERILILNPHALRIERKHLPMLVHRGTGNRREDFTTLQQAREAYERDYILKKIDECHGNISRAAETLGLERSHLYRKMRALGISVRE; encoded by the coding sequence ATGAAACACATCCTGATTGTAGATGACGAAGCAGACATCCGCAGGCTTCTGGAAGACATCCTGCGTGAGGAAGGGTATGCAGTGGCCAGCACCGGATCAGCGGGTGAGGCCCTGGTGCTGCTGCGTGATGTGACCTATGACGTGATGCTGCTGGACATCTGGCTGCCGGACCGCGATGGGCTGGATGTTCTGAATGAGATCCGCACGCTGGATTCCGGCAACAAGCCAGAAGTGATTATTATCTCCGGACATGGAACCATCGAATCAGCAGTGCGCGCAACCAAGTTGGGCGCATTTGACTTTCTTGAAAAGCCGCTCTCTCTGGAGCGCACGCTGATTGTGGTCAAAAATGCCATTGAGGCAAGAAGGCTACGAAGTGAAAATGAGGAATTCAAGCGCCAGTTGTCGCTGCATGCTGCCATCACAGGAGAAAGTGTCGCAGCCAAGGCCTTGCGCCAGCAGATCAAGCTGATGGCGCCCACGAATGGTCGTGTGCTGATTTATGGGGAGTCGGGAAGCGGAAAAGAACTGATTGCACGCGCCATCCATGCGGAAAGTCTGCGCCGGGACCGCGTCTTTGTGGAGTTGAACTGCGCGGCGATTCCTGAGGACTATATCGAGAGCGAGCTTTTTGGCTATCGAAACAGTGCCATCGCAGGAGGGCCTGCAGAAAAGCGAGGGACCTTTGAACGCGCCGACGGCGGCACGCTTTTTCTGGATGAAGTGGGCGACATGAGCCTGAAGACGCAGGCCAAGGTGCTGCGCGCTCTGGATGAGCAGCGGTTTACTCCGGTGGGTGCCGCACACGCGATGAGTGTGGATGTGCGGGTGATTGCAGCCACAAACAAAAACCTGGAAGAGGAAATTGCCAAAGGAAATTTCCGGGAAGACCTTTTTTATCGCCTCAATGTCATTCCCTTTTATGTGCCGCCCCTCAGGGAGCGGAGAGAGGACATTCCGCTGCTTACCCGGGAATTCCTGCGGGAGTTTGGGCGGCAGTATGGACGGCCCCGCATCGAGATCGCAGAAGATGCAATGGAGCAGCTCAAGCAATACCACTGGCCGGGAAACGTGCGCGAGCTGAAGAACCTGATTGAGCGCATTCTGATTTTGAATCCCCATGCTCTGCGCATTGAACGCAAACATCTGCCCATGCTGGTGCATCGCGGGACAGGCAACCGTAGGGAAGACTTTACTACGCTGCAGCAGGCGCGCGAGGCCTATGAGCGGGACTACATTCTGAAAAAGATTGATGAGTGCCACGGCAACATCAGCCGCGCCGCAGAGACGCTGGGGCTGGAGCGCAGTCATCTTTACCGGAAGATGCGCGCCCTGGGAATCAGCGTACGAGAGTAG